GTATTTTTTTGGCACCAAAAACCAGTTGGTGGTAAGAAATATCAAAACGATACCATTAATGCATCGTTCAATCGACATTTTAGGGGACCCCTCAAAAGAAGGAAGAAGTGCCGGTAGAATAGCAAACACAAATAACTTTTCAAATTTTAATTCTAACAATAATAGAACTAATAATGATTCGCAACAACAACAAAACAATAATTTTAATTCACCAGAGGAATCTAGCACAAATTCAAGTTCCAAAAGCTCTGAATCTATTTTAACAATAGTTCCTGCTGAAATTACCAAGGAACTGGATATAAAAGTTGATAAAGAATTAAATAGCTTTGTTGTTTCAGGACCTGCTATTAATATTGAAAGATTTGAAAATTTTATTAAATACATTGATAAACCAGTCCCAGTTATCCTAATTGAAGTTATGTTATTAGAGATTAACAAAAATACAACTATAGAGACTGGGATTAATGCCGGAATTGGTGATAAGCCCCGCACAACAGCAGGAACTGTTTATCCTTCAGCCGATATAAATTTAGGAGCACAAACTATTAATAAAATTATAGACGGTTTTAACGGTTTTGGTTCTTTGAATATTGGAAAAGTAGTTCCTAACTTTTATTTAAGCTTAAAAGCGATGGAAAGTAACGGGAATTTAAAAATACGCTCGTCCCCGAGATTATCAACCTTAAATGGACACAAAGCGTTTCTTTCAATTGGCGAAACTACTTACTATGTGGTAACCAATCAAAGTTTTTATGGATCTCAAATACCACAAGCTTCTGAAATAAAAAATTACCAGCCTATAGATGCTGAATTATCTGTTACCATAATGCCTTTAGTATCTGGTGATGGCCAAATTACTATGGATATTAAAGTTATCCAATCTAGCTTCAACGGTCAAAAAGTAGACAAAGATGCACCTCCAGGAATAAATTCAAGAGAATTCACCTCTATTATAAGAGTAAAAGATCAAGATATAATAGTATTGGGAGGTCTTGAAGAATCGGTTAAAAATGACTCCGGGAGTGGTGTTCCTCTACTTTCTAGAATTCCAATTCTAAAATGGTTATTTAGCTCTAGAAAAAAAGAAGAATCAAAGAAAAAACTATCCGTTTTAATAAAGCCAATAGTAATTTACTAATGAAAATACCAAAAATAGATACTTTATTAATGGGGAATCAATACATCAGTATTGAGCATTATACTTGTAATAATGTAAACAAAATTGCACTTGTAGCGGTAAAGAAAACGAAAGAAGGATTACTAATCGAAAAAAAAGATAAAGTTCATTACAAAGGAGAGATTGCTGAAAAATGGGACAAATCTCTACCCTATTTTTTAGTTCTAAATACCAATCAAGTCCTCCAAAAAGAAGTACTCTATACCGATCCCTCGGATGAAAAATTAATAAACAAGGCTTTCCCAAATACTAATTGGGAAACTTTCTATTACGAAATATGGAGATTAAAATCCAAAACTATTGTAGCCATAACCCGTAAAAATTACTTAGACGAGTTAATTCAAGAATACAAAAACCAGCAAATTAATATAACAAGTATTAGTCTTGGAACTTGTGCTATAGCTGATTTAAAAAAGTATTCCACTTATGATGAATTACACACAAATCATCAAATTATAACTATTAACGAGCATGATACTACAATAAATTCATCTCTAGAAGAATTACCCCAGGTAAACTATGCTATTAACGATCTTGCAATTCCAAATGCGCAACTGCTAGCTTTTTCTGGGATTATTAGATTAGTATCTAATTTTACATCTAACTCGGGATCAATCATTACACTAAGTAACTTAAAAAAAGAAGAATACCTTCAACAGCGTTTTTTTTCAAAAGGTTCAAAAATAATACTAGGAGCGTTGCTTATCGTTCTACTTATAAATTTTCTTTGCTTTTCACATTATTATAAAGCCTCTCAAGAAGCAACAGAAAAAATTGCCATGCATAAAGTGGATCTTCAAAACTTAGCTTCCATAAAAGAAAGAGTTAAACTTAAAGAGAGTATCGTTCAAAATGTTTTCTTGAAAAAAGGGTCTCAAAGTAGTTTTTATTGTAATGCTATAGCCCAAATTATCCCCTCTTCCATTCTCTTATCTGAAATAGAACTTAATCCACTTGAAAAAAAGGTGAAAAATGAAGAATCTATTATATACACTGACAAAACAATTCTAATCAATGGGATCACTAAAGACAATACTGCTTTTACTAATTGGATTGAAACCATCGAAAAAAAGTATTGGACTTCAAAGGTGGTTATCACCCACTTTGGAAAGAATGAAAACAACGAAACCGAATTTGGTGTAAAAATCAACCTGAAGTAATATGACTTTTAATCGAAAAAATAAAATACTACTATTGGGTTTTGGAGTAGCACTTTATCTTTGCTATTCCTTTGCTATTAGTAATACCATAACTTATTATAAAGATCTTAAATCTAAAGAAGAAATTATCGAAAATTCGATCCAACTCCCAACACTCATACCTCAATTAAAGTACAAAGAAAAACAATTGGACAAGTATTTAAACGCTCATGAAATCAAAACAAAAGCTTCTTTTCAAAATGAGTTATTAAAACAGTTAACCCTTTACACCAATCAGAATCATGTTAAGATAACCGATTTCAAAGCTCCACACCAAGTTATCAACAAAACCAATAATACAACAACCAGTTATATTTTTTCACTCGAAGGCACCTTTTCTAATTGTCTAAAAACGATCAATACTCTAGAAAACAAACCAGAATTAGGTGTTGTCAAACATTTACAATTTGTCAAGAAAAAAAATTATAAGACCAATAAAGAGGAACTTTATGTTGAAGTAATTCTACAAAAAAATAATTAAAGACAAATTTAAAAACGTTGAATAAGAATAAAATAATATTACGTTTCATTTAATTTACTCATTGAACTTGCCTTAATACTATCATAAAAATCAGTAGATGGCTTAATAGCTTTGTTGTCAGAAGGACGTCCTGTGCATTTCATTATTAATTGCACAGGAATGACTACTGATAATGCTAAAAAATGTTCTTTTTCCTATATTACTTTCAATTAAAGATCATTTAGGCCAAACTGTATCAAATCTTTCATTTTCATTTTTTCTTTACTTATCATCTTATTTTCCCTACGGATTTTTCAATAGATTCTTAAATAAATTGTCATATGCTGTTTGCGAGATATAATTTTCATCTGAAGATTCTACGTAAAATATGTGCTCGAAATATAAACCAAAAAAGTAAAATAATACCTTACTCATTTCCCCTTTAATAGTAAAATCAAGCAAGTTTTTTAAGATTTCGGTGTGACTAATTAATGAGCTCTCATTGTTCATCGGTAAATTGTTTTC
This portion of the Flavobacterium sp. CECT 9288 genome encodes:
- a CDS encoding general secretion pathway protein; amino-acid sequence: MKIPKIDTLLMGNQYISIEHYTCNNVNKIALVAVKKTKEGLLIEKKDKVHYKGEIAEKWDKSLPYFLVLNTNQVLQKEVLYTDPSDEKLINKAFPNTNWETFYYEIWRLKSKTIVAITRKNYLDELIQEYKNQQINITSISLGTCAIADLKKYSTYDELHTNHQIITINEHDTTINSSLEELPQVNYAINDLAIPNAQLLAFSGIIRLVSNFTSNSGSIITLSNLKKEEYLQQRFFSKGSKIILGALLIVLLINFLCFSHYYKASQEATEKIAMHKVDLQNLASIKERVKLKESIVQNVFLKKGSQSSFYCNAIAQIIPSSILLSEIELNPLEKKVKNEESIIYTDKTILINGITKDNTAFTNWIETIEKKYWTSKVVITHFGKNENNETEFGVKINLK
- a CDS encoding type II secretion system protein GspD — its product is MKKILSLLLLLSTQLFLGQENRIQQIKNNIEAISTSEPGLSEKININIKEASLASFLIAVAEVHKLNISVAPNLAQINIVNNFTDVNVGDLLVFLAKEYNLSIDFSGTILAIKSYEKPIEREIPKTIEVSYNNDLLSLNVKEDKLYDVFKRITEVSNKNLVFTPGLENKLLTSFIINMPFDAALDKLALASNLNVTKSKDNFYVFESFDSVSANDNGMGKTKTNKNRKGNFFFNVLDAEKKLLEVDFENMPIANVIFDIGNALDIDLFLSSPMNNIGIATVKSKSITFDQLLNKLFEIKQETKQIPNNQQNQFNPTENNSSTPTEGYTYKRNGNMYFFGTKNQLVVRNIKTIPLMHRSIDILGDPSKEGRSAGRIANTNNFSNFNSNNNRTNNDSQQQQNNNFNSPEESSTNSSSKSSESILTIVPAEITKELDIKVDKELNSFVVSGPAINIERFENFIKYIDKPVPVILIEVMLLEINKNTTIETGINAGIGDKPRTTAGTVYPSADINLGAQTINKIIDGFNGFGSLNIGKVVPNFYLSLKAMESNGNLKIRSSPRLSTLNGHKAFLSIGETTYYVVTNQSFYGSQIPQASEIKNYQPIDAELSVTIMPLVSGDGQITMDIKVIQSSFNGQKVDKDAPPGINSREFTSIIRVKDQDIIVLGGLEESVKNDSGSGVPLLSRIPILKWLFSSRKKEESKKKLSVLIKPIVIY
- a CDS encoding general secretion pathway protein, with the protein product MTFNRKNKILLLGFGVALYLCYSFAISNTITYYKDLKSKEEIIENSIQLPTLIPQLKYKEKQLDKYLNAHEIKTKASFQNELLKQLTLYTNQNHVKITDFKAPHQVINKTNNTTTSYIFSLEGTFSNCLKTINTLENKPELGVVKHLQFVKKKNYKTNKEELYVEVILQKNN